Proteins from a genomic interval of Pseudomonas asplenii:
- a CDS encoding chemotaxis protein CheV, translated as MAGILDTVDQRTQLVGENRLEILMFRLAGRQLFAINVFKVQEVLQLPKLTLMPQRHPFVCGVVNLRGQTLPVIDLSQAIGMRPLVPGPDSTIIVTEYNRSVQAFLVGGVDRIVNMNWDAIMPPPTSAGRQHYLTAISKVDDQLVEIIDVEKVLAEIVPYNAKVSREKLEDPVMEHARGREVLLVDDSKVALSQLRDTLGQLGVKLHIASDGLKALNMLKGWADSGAVMTDKLLMVFTDAEMPEMDGYRLTTEIRNDPRLRGLYVVLHTSLSGSFNEAMVKKVGCDNFLSKFQPDKLVDVVRQRLLLDHPEA; from the coding sequence ATGGCCGGCATTCTCGACACGGTAGACCAACGTACACAACTGGTGGGCGAGAATCGTCTGGAGATTCTCATGTTCCGCCTGGCGGGTCGTCAGTTGTTCGCAATCAACGTGTTCAAGGTGCAGGAAGTCCTGCAACTGCCCAAACTGACCCTCATGCCTCAGCGTCATCCCTTTGTCTGTGGGGTCGTCAACCTGCGAGGGCAGACCTTGCCGGTGATCGATCTGTCCCAGGCGATCGGCATGCGACCGCTGGTTCCCGGACCGGACAGCACCATTATCGTCACCGAGTACAACCGTTCGGTGCAGGCGTTCCTGGTCGGTGGCGTGGACCGCATCGTCAACATGAACTGGGACGCGATCATGCCGCCGCCGACCAGTGCCGGGCGTCAGCATTACCTGACGGCGATCAGCAAGGTTGATGACCAGTTGGTGGAAATCATCGACGTGGAAAAGGTTCTCGCCGAAATCGTGCCGTACAACGCCAAGGTTTCCCGGGAAAAACTCGAAGATCCGGTGATGGAGCATGCTCGCGGGCGCGAAGTGCTGCTGGTCGACGACTCGAAGGTGGCCTTGTCGCAGTTGCGCGATACCCTGGGCCAGTTGGGGGTGAAGTTGCACATCGCCAGCGATGGCTTGAAGGCGCTGAACATGCTCAAGGGTTGGGCCGATTCCGGTGCGGTGATGACCGACAAGTTGCTGATGGTGTTCACCGATGCCGAGATGCCGGAGATGGATGGTTATCGCCTGACGACCGAGATCCGCAACGACCCACGTCTGCGTGGCCTCTATGTGGTGCTGCATACGTCGCTGTCCGGCAGTTTCAACGAAGCGATGGTGAAGAAGGTCGGTTGCGACAACTTCCTTTCCAAGTTCCAGCCGGACAAGCTCGTCGACGTGGTTCGTCAGCGCCTGCTGCTGGATCATCCCGAGGCCTGA
- a CDS encoding sensor histidine kinase encodes MYASLKSLKPWLSSRKNARRLTVLLCIASAITSLVFYVRGSSASLGLLLLNLATLACLWLQHHDAKTSINFQPQELADRLLQVQENERHRLSRELHDDIGQLLTAAKLQTQWLRGRLPEDLHSHCTDLNNTLDETLAKVRDVSAILNPRQLSSLGLEASLRAHLLKTLGNTSLHWSLECHQQLAGLSEEMAVTAFRVTQEAVTNVLRHAKAGNLLIRLKRLPEGLSLYIADDGQGFSPAANPAEQGQRGMAGMAERAEQLGGRLTVTSAPGKGTQIEALLPWAPRALERASTNKVP; translated from the coding sequence ATGTACGCCAGCCTCAAGTCACTAAAGCCTTGGCTCTCCTCACGAAAGAATGCTCGTCGGCTGACCGTCCTGCTTTGCATTGCCTCGGCCATCACCAGCCTGGTGTTCTATGTCAGAGGCTCGTCTGCGTCCCTGGGATTGCTGTTGCTCAACCTTGCCACCCTGGCCTGCCTCTGGTTGCAGCATCACGACGCGAAAACCTCGATCAACTTCCAGCCCCAGGAACTGGCCGATCGACTGCTGCAGGTGCAGGAGAATGAGCGGCACCGCCTGAGCCGCGAACTGCACGACGACATCGGCCAACTGCTGACCGCCGCCAAGCTGCAGACCCAGTGGTTGCGGGGACGCCTACCGGAAGATCTGCACAGCCACTGCACGGACCTGAACAATACCCTGGACGAAACCCTGGCGAAGGTGCGCGACGTCTCGGCTATCCTCAATCCACGCCAGTTGAGTAGCCTGGGCCTGGAAGCCAGCTTGCGCGCGCATCTGCTCAAGACCCTGGGCAACACCTCGCTGCACTGGAGCCTGGAATGTCATCAGCAACTGGCAGGGTTGTCCGAGGAAATGGCGGTGACCGCGTTCCGCGTGACACAGGAAGCCGTCACCAACGTCCTGCGCCATGCCAAGGCCGGCAACCTGCTGATACGCCTCAAGCGCCTGCCTGAAGGTCTGTCGCTGTACATCGCCGATGACGGCCAGGGCTTTTCCCCAGCGGCCAATCCGGCTGAACAGGGCCAACGTGGCATGGCCGGCATGGCTGAACGCGCCGAACAGTTGGGCGGCCGATTGACAGTCACCAGCGCACCCGGCAAAGGTACACAAATCGAAGCCCTTCTTCCCTGGGCCCCCCGCGCCCTCGAACGAGCCAGTACGAATAAGGTTCCATGA
- a CDS encoding undecaprenyl-phosphate glucose phosphotransferase, which produces MRLQPVDSMLLTRPSMVEYFLFGIRLVHGLTAILPGLLMLIYLRGQTPQITEGYLTILLFFGVISVLIFQALGIYAETIFSNLLRFQITLFAWSSAFCLLLFMHHGLQLFNYLDNTQLLVWFVASLTLFGVERLILLALFQQLMQRGIFLQNAVILGATENGQRLADYLSQHQDIRSGVIGFIDDRISRLPKTMVNLPLLGNSDDLERLIREEKVTQVLVALPWSAENRMDYIIRELRRLPVNVLLVPDMIAFRHAHNRITEVANLPMFNASEVPLRGWSPMFKRLEDMVLSSLALILLSPIMLLVALAIKLDSPGPVLFRQKRYGYNNRLIEVFKFRSMHQHQADATAEKQTTRGDPRITRVGRFIRKTSLDELPQLFNVFAGSMSMVGPRPHATATKAAGILFEEAVKEYTSRHRVKPGITGLAQINGYRGETDTLEKIEKRVEFDLEYIENWSIWFDLYILLRTVPAVLLTREAF; this is translated from the coding sequence ATGCGCTTGCAGCCAGTCGACAGCATGCTGCTTACTCGGCCGAGCATGGTCGAGTACTTTTTGTTCGGCATTCGCCTGGTCCACGGGCTGACCGCTATTCTGCCCGGTCTGTTGATGCTGATTTACCTGCGCGGACAAACCCCGCAAATCACCGAAGGTTATCTGACCATCCTGCTGTTCTTCGGCGTTATCAGTGTGCTGATTTTCCAGGCGCTGGGGATCTATGCCGAGACGATTTTCAGCAACCTGCTGCGCTTTCAGATCACCCTCTTCGCCTGGTCCTCGGCCTTTTGCCTGTTACTGTTCATGCACCATGGCCTGCAACTGTTCAACTACCTGGACAATACCCAACTGCTGGTCTGGTTCGTCGCCAGCCTGACGCTGTTCGGCGTCGAACGGCTGATCCTGCTGGCGTTGTTCCAGCAATTGATGCAACGCGGGATCTTCCTGCAGAACGCAGTGATTCTCGGCGCGACCGAGAACGGCCAGCGCCTGGCCGACTATCTGTCGCAACACCAGGACATTCGCTCCGGGGTGATCGGTTTCATCGACGACCGCATCAGCCGACTGCCGAAAACCATGGTCAACCTGCCACTGCTGGGCAACTCCGACGATCTGGAACGGCTGATCCGCGAAGAGAAGGTCACCCAGGTCCTGGTGGCCCTGCCCTGGTCGGCGGAAAACCGCATGGACTACATCATTCGCGAACTGCGCCGGTTGCCGGTCAATGTGTTGCTGGTGCCGGACATGATCGCCTTCCGGCATGCCCACAACCGCATCACCGAAGTCGCCAACCTGCCGATGTTCAACGCCTCCGAGGTGCCCCTGCGGGGCTGGTCGCCGATGTTCAAGCGTCTGGAGGACATGGTGCTGTCGAGCCTCGCGCTGATTCTGCTGTCGCCGATCATGCTGCTGGTGGCGCTGGCGATCAAACTCGACTCACCAGGGCCGGTGCTGTTTCGGCAGAAACGCTATGGCTACAACAACCGACTGATCGAAGTGTTCAAGTTCCGCTCGATGCATCAACACCAGGCCGACGCCACCGCCGAGAAACAGACCACCCGCGGCGACCCGCGCATCACCCGGGTCGGACGCTTCATCCGCAAGACCAGCCTCGACGAGTTGCCCCAACTGTTCAATGTCTTCGCCGGCAGCATGTCGATGGTCGGTCCGCGCCCCCATGCCACGGCGACCAAGGCCGCCGGCATCCTGTTCGAGGAAGCCGTCAAGGAATACACCTCGCGCCATCGGGTAAAGCCGGGGATCACCGGGCTTGCGCAGATCAATGGGTATCGTGGTGAAACCGACACCCTGGAAAAAATCGAAAAACGCGTGGAGTTCGACCTGGAGTACATCGAGAACTGGTCGATCTGGTTCGATCTCTACATTCTTTTGCGCACTGTCCCGGCAGTGCTCCTGACTCGCGAGGCCTTCTGA
- the yegS gene encoding lipid kinase YegS, with amino-acid sequence MSERKALLILHGKQALNEDVRVAVEDKRREGWELAVRLTWEAGDAQRLVQEALAMGYRQLIAGGGDGTLRDIAEALAVADTQASLVLMPLGTANDFARAAGVPLEPAAALQLLDAPARPIDLGVVGEQVFLNMATGGFGSQVTANTSEDLKKVLGGAAYLFTGLTRFGELHAAYGELQGPDFHWQGDLLALGIGNGRQAGGGHLLCPQALVDDGLLDISILPAPQEVVGTLRQLMSDGWGLDNLFVRARLPWVEIKVAEGLYLNLDGEPLESDSLRFEARPGALRVHLPTDSPLLSRPG; translated from the coding sequence ATGAGCGAGCGCAAGGCATTGCTGATTCTGCATGGCAAGCAGGCTCTCAACGAGGACGTCAGGGTAGCGGTCGAGGACAAGCGCCGAGAGGGCTGGGAGCTGGCCGTGCGTCTGACCTGGGAAGCGGGGGATGCGCAACGCCTGGTGCAGGAGGCGCTGGCGATGGGGTACCGGCAGTTGATCGCCGGCGGTGGCGACGGCACCTTGCGCGATATTGCCGAGGCACTCGCCGTGGCCGATACCCAGGCAAGCCTGGTGTTGATGCCGCTGGGGACCGCCAACGATTTTGCGCGCGCCGCCGGCGTGCCGCTGGAACCGGCCGCAGCGTTGCAGCTGTTGGACGCCCCGGCCCGGCCCATCGACCTTGGCGTGGTGGGGGAACAGGTATTTTTGAACATGGCCACGGGCGGTTTTGGCAGCCAGGTGACGGCCAATACGTCTGAAGACCTGAAAAAAGTGCTCGGTGGAGCGGCTTATCTGTTCACCGGGCTGACACGTTTCGGTGAGTTGCATGCAGCTTATGGCGAGTTGCAGGGCCCCGACTTCCATTGGCAGGGCGACCTGCTGGCGCTGGGTATCGGCAACGGGCGCCAGGCCGGTGGCGGGCATCTGCTGTGTCCGCAGGCGCTGGTCGATGACGGTCTGCTCGATATCAGCATCCTGCCCGCGCCGCAGGAGGTGGTCGGCACCTTGCGCCAGTTGATGAGCGATGGCTGGGGGCTGGACAACCTGTTCGTCCGGGCACGCCTGCCCTGGGTCGAGATCAAGGTCGCCGAGGGCCTGTACCTGAACCTCGACGGTGAACCCTTGGAGAGTGACAGCTTGCGTTTCGAGGCGCGTCCGGGCGCATTGCGGGTGCACCTGCCGACCGATTCGCCGCTGCTCAGTCGTCCAGGCTGA
- a CDS encoding mannose-1-phosphate guanylyltransferase/mannose-6-phosphate isomerase, with the protein MSLLIPCIIAGGAGTRLWPVSREAMPKPFMRLPDGESLLQKTFRRATGLADVQRLLTVTNREVFFRTLDDYRLLNKTGAALDFILEPFGRNTAPAIAAAALHVAHLYGEDAQLLVLPADHLIKDLDAFAQAVQSARKLADQGWLVTFGLIPTRAETGFGYIEKGQSLGNDSFQIARFVEKPDTATAQGYLDGGLHLWNAGMFCMRADVVLRELQEHAPDVLATMTECLAHSHSREGKQELQLELDSKTLALAPDISIDYALMERSHKVAVVPCQLGWSDIGSWAAVRELSPADANGNQCNGETVLHDVSNCYIDSPKRLVGGVGLKDLIIIDTPDALLIADGKRSQDVKLIAQELKRQGHDAYRLHRTVTRPWGTYTVLEEGKRFKIKRIVVKPDASLSLQMHHHRSEHWIVVSGMARVTNGENEFLLDTNESTFIKPGKTHRLVNPGVIDLVMIEVQSGEYLGEDDIVRFTDIYGRVPVETAKS; encoded by the coding sequence ATGAGCCTGCTCATTCCCTGCATCATCGCTGGCGGTGCCGGCACCCGACTCTGGCCAGTGTCCCGCGAAGCCATGCCCAAACCGTTCATGCGCCTGCCCGATGGCGAAAGCCTGCTGCAGAAAACCTTCCGCCGGGCCACCGGTCTGGCGGACGTACAGCGCCTGCTGACCGTGACCAACCGCGAGGTGTTCTTTCGCACGCTCGATGACTACCGTCTGCTGAACAAGACCGGGGCAGCCCTGGATTTCATCCTCGAACCCTTCGGTCGCAATACCGCGCCGGCGATCGCCGCCGCCGCCCTGCATGTCGCCCACCTCTATGGCGAGGATGCACAGTTGCTGGTACTTCCGGCGGACCATCTGATCAAGGACCTGGACGCCTTCGCCCAGGCGGTGCAAAGCGCACGCAAACTGGCTGACCAGGGTTGGCTGGTGACCTTCGGCCTGATCCCGACCCGGGCCGAAACCGGCTTTGGCTATATCGAAAAAGGCCAGTCCCTGGGCAACGACAGCTTCCAGATCGCGCGCTTCGTCGAGAAGCCCGACACGGCCACCGCCCAGGGCTATCTCGACGGCGGCCTGCACCTGTGGAACGCCGGCATGTTCTGCATGCGCGCCGACGTGGTACTGCGCGAACTGCAGGAACATGCCCCGGACGTGCTGGCAACCATGACCGAATGCCTGGCCCACAGCCATAGCCGCGAGGGCAAGCAGGAACTGCAACTGGAACTCGACAGCAAGACCCTGGCCCTGGCACCGGATATTTCCATCGACTATGCGTTGATGGAGCGTTCCCACAAGGTCGCGGTGGTGCCCTGCCAGCTGGGCTGGAGCGATATCGGCTCCTGGGCGGCGGTACGCGAACTGAGCCCGGCCGATGCCAACGGCAACCAGTGCAACGGCGAAACCGTGCTGCACGATGTGAGCAACTGCTACATCGATTCGCCCAAGCGTCTGGTCGGTGGTGTCGGTCTCAAGGACCTGATCATCATCGACACGCCCGACGCCCTGCTGATCGCCGATGGCAAGCGCAGCCAGGACGTGAAACTCATCGCCCAGGAACTCAAGCGCCAGGGCCACGATGCCTATCGCCTGCACCGCACGGTAACCCGGCCCTGGGGCACCTATACCGTGCTCGAGGAAGGCAAGCGTTTCAAGATCAAGCGCATCGTGGTCAAGCCCGACGCATCGCTGTCGCTGCAGATGCACCACCACCGCAGCGAACACTGGATCGTCGTCAGCGGCATGGCCCGGGTCACCAACGGCGAGAACGAATTCCTGCTCGACACCAATGAATCGACCTTCATCAAGCCAGGCAAGACCCATCGCCTGGTCAATCCGGGGGTGATCGACCTGGTGATGATCGAGGTGCAGAGCGGCGAATACCTGGGCGAGGACGACATTGTGCGTTTCACCGATATCTACGGAAGGGTTCCCGTCGAAACCGCCAAGTCCTGA
- a CDS encoding polysaccharide biosynthesis/export family protein — protein sequence MKTPLLIFSVLLLSACSIPAKVVLPQKNVLQEGHRAGEALAGKPLPAQRIRPGDTLRIVRNTGEAPSISAFTANSIYELTLFTVMNDGSFAYPYIGNVKAAGLTPQELTLFLQDKLKNIYQDSALTVNISAAPGNTVFVGGSVRNPANLPVTVTTTLEQALIGAGGLLPVGDSRNVALLRQEDDGRYKTYFFDYRDTMLAGVSNRPPVLLQRGDVVFVPKSHVGNGIEWVDLYLNQLIPFQKSIGFGVNYNLRENSN from the coding sequence ATGAAAACCCCCTTGCTGATCTTCAGTGTTCTATTACTCAGCGCCTGCAGCATCCCGGCCAAAGTGGTGCTGCCGCAAAAAAACGTGCTGCAGGAAGGTCACAGGGCTGGCGAGGCATTGGCCGGCAAACCCCTGCCTGCCCAACGGATTCGGCCTGGCGATACCTTGCGTATCGTGCGCAACACCGGCGAGGCGCCGTCGATCTCGGCGTTCACCGCCAACTCCATCTATGAGCTGACGTTGTTCACGGTGATGAACGACGGCAGCTTCGCCTACCCCTACATCGGCAACGTCAAGGCCGCTGGCCTGACTCCACAGGAACTGACGCTGTTTCTGCAGGACAAGCTCAAGAACATCTACCAGGACTCGGCCCTGACCGTGAACATTTCCGCGGCGCCGGGCAATACCGTGTTCGTCGGCGGCTCGGTGCGCAACCCGGCCAACCTGCCGGTGACCGTCACCACCACCCTGGAACAGGCCCTGATCGGTGCTGGCGGCCTGCTGCCGGTGGGTGACAGCCGCAACGTCGCGCTGCTGCGTCAGGAAGACGACGGCCGCTACAAGACCTACTTCTTCGACTACCGCGACACCATGCTCGCCGGCGTCAGCAACCGGCCGCCGGTGCTGCTGCAACGCGGCGACGTGGTGTTCGTGCCCAAGTCCCACGTGGGCAATGGCATCGAGTGGGTCGACCTGTACCTGAACCAACTGATTCCGTTCCAGAAATCGATTGGTTTCGGGGTGAACTACAACTTGCGTGAAAACAGCAACTGA
- a CDS encoding response regulator has translation MTCNLLLVDDHSLIRAGVRALVLEIPGYAVIGEASDGTQLLEAVERLNPDIILLDLSMRDIGGLDALRQLQAVRPHSKVLILSMHTDPQLIMQALEVGAHGYLLKDTTATELAQALDALRNDERYLSPAIAHTVINQALTQAQRQAPTQAQTHNLTGRQLEILRLIVRGKSTREIANGLGLSVKTVETHRAQIMKRLQIFDVAGLVLFAVRERIISLDD, from the coding sequence ATGACCTGCAATTTACTTCTGGTGGATGACCACTCACTGATCAGGGCCGGTGTACGCGCCCTGGTGCTGGAAATTCCGGGCTATGCCGTGATTGGCGAAGCCAGCGATGGCACCCAGTTGCTCGAAGCCGTCGAACGACTGAACCCGGATATCATCCTGCTCGACCTGTCGATGCGCGATATCGGCGGGCTCGATGCCCTGCGCCAGTTGCAGGCCGTACGCCCGCACAGCAAGGTACTGATCCTGTCGATGCACACCGATCCGCAACTGATCATGCAGGCCCTGGAAGTCGGTGCCCATGGCTACCTGCTCAAGGACACCACCGCCACCGAACTGGCCCAGGCACTGGATGCCTTGCGCAACGACGAACGCTACCTCAGCCCGGCAATTGCCCACACGGTGATCAATCAGGCACTGACCCAGGCTCAACGCCAGGCGCCGACACAGGCCCAGACGCACAACCTGACCGGACGCCAACTGGAAATCCTCAGGTTGATCGTACGCGGCAAGTCCACCCGGGAAATCGCCAACGGCCTGGGCCTTAGCGTCAAGACCGTGGAGACTCATCGCGCGCAGATCATGAAGCGCCTGCAGATTTTCGATGTCGCGGGGCTGGTGCTGTTCGCGGTTCGCGAACGCATCATCAGCCTGGACGACTGA